A part of Paraliobacillus zengyii genomic DNA contains:
- a CDS encoding ABC transporter ATP-binding protein: MILEAIDLNYFYQDGESRRYILKDTNVGFEKGKFYTILGQSGSGKTTLLALLSALDSPQSGKVLFNGKDIKEIGYEQYRRNNVGIIFQSYNLIPAFTAVENVLVPMSITENEIPKDQNTVAYNLLDYIGIVKSKADRSVNKLSGGEQQRVAIARALATNVELILADEPTGNLDEEMEQEIINIFKKLAHEHDKCVVVVTHSNEIAQQSDQTFTLQKGTLSAYE, from the coding sequence ATGATATTAGAAGCAATAGATTTGAATTATTTCTATCAAGATGGAGAAAGTCGTCGTTATATTTTGAAGGATACAAATGTTGGATTTGAAAAGGGAAAGTTTTATACAATATTAGGTCAATCTGGTTCCGGTAAAACAACACTTTTAGCATTACTTAGTGCTTTAGATTCACCACAGAGTGGTAAAGTATTATTTAATGGAAAAGACATAAAAGAAATAGGTTATGAGCAATATCGACGCAATAATGTCGGCATCATTTTTCAAAGTTATAATCTAATTCCTGCGTTTACAGCAGTAGAAAATGTGCTAGTTCCAATGTCTATTACAGAAAATGAAATTCCGAAAGACCAAAATACAGTTGCTTATAATCTATTAGACTATATTGGAATTGTAAAAAGCAAAGCAGATCGTTCTGTGAATAAACTTTCTGGTGGTGAGCAACAACGTGTAGCCATTGCTCGTGCATTAGCTACAAATGTGGAATTAATTCTTGCTGATGAACCTACCGGTAATTTAGATGAGGAAATGGAACAAGAAATTATTAATATCTTTAAGAAATTGGCACACGAACATGATAAATGTGTTGTAGTTGTAACGCACTCGAATGAAATTGCACAACAATCTGACCAAACTTTCACTCTTCAGAAAGGTACTCTATCAGCTTATGAGTGA
- a CDS encoding ABC transporter permease produces MNFIKRGLLSISRKKGKSLILLAVIFILGNVISGAISIQQATDNVETNIKEKLGAAATVELDYEKLENMDEEDQMTLEISNLDLELIKQIGELSYVKYYDYNLSTWLGSENVQSYQGEGMEEEVEVEYEGPSIDFMLKGINYAPVIDFEEGIGNLIEGRVFESGEIENGSSVAIISSKLAEKNDLQIGDNITLTNEVYSYDEETGEEKLATSRDVILEVIGLFEPKSASVEESEESGEMDFMNIEYQNTIYVPNEVVSSELTYYNEEYMKIDEEYAAMIEADAEALTEYYTPIFVLNNSEDSIAFEEEVQPLLPELYKVSNASDQYDTIAAPVKSMSKLAGYVLLVAVIATVLIIGLVVLLFLRDRKHELGIYLSLGERRARVVGQILIEVMVVALIGITLSLFSGNFLAQGISETLLNAEDTQSDEDMMYYSELEAYQSSVTTDDVMDSYEVKLDSSYILMFYLVGLLTILVSTIIPLIYIVRLNPKKIMM; encoded by the coding sequence ATGAATTTTATTAAGCGTGGACTGTTAAGTATTTCAAGAAAAAAAGGAAAGTCACTAATTTTATTGGCTGTAATATTTATTTTAGGGAACGTAATATCAGGTGCTATTTCGATCCAACAGGCTACAGACAATGTGGAAACAAATATAAAAGAAAAATTAGGTGCTGCAGCAACTGTTGAACTTGATTATGAAAAGTTAGAAAATATGGATGAAGAAGACCAAATGACATTAGAAATATCTAATTTAGATCTTGAATTAATAAAACAAATTGGAGAGCTTTCTTATGTGAAATATTATGACTATAACCTGTCCACATGGTTAGGATCAGAGAACGTTCAAAGTTATCAAGGCGAAGGTATGGAAGAAGAGGTTGAAGTAGAATATGAAGGCCCTAGTATCGACTTCATGTTGAAAGGTATTAATTATGCACCAGTAATTGATTTTGAAGAAGGAATAGGGAACTTAATTGAGGGTCGCGTTTTTGAATCAGGTGAAATAGAGAACGGTTCTAGTGTCGCGATAATATCTAGTAAGTTAGCAGAGAAAAATGATTTGCAAATTGGTGATAATATCACATTAACTAATGAGGTATACAGCTATGATGAAGAAACTGGAGAAGAAAAATTAGCAACTTCTCGAGATGTTATATTAGAAGTTATTGGTTTATTTGAACCTAAATCAGCAAGTGTTGAAGAAAGTGAAGAAAGTGGAGAAATGGATTTCATGAATATAGAATATCAAAATACTATTTATGTTCCTAATGAAGTCGTTAGTAGTGAATTAACGTATTATAATGAAGAGTATATGAAAATTGATGAAGAATATGCCGCAATGATTGAAGCAGATGCAGAAGCCCTCACGGAATACTATACACCTATTTTTGTGTTGAATAATTCAGAGGATAGTATTGCATTTGAGGAAGAAGTTCAACCATTATTACCAGAACTTTATAAAGTTAGTAATGCTAGCGATCAATATGACACAATCGCAGCACCAGTTAAATCTATGTCTAAATTAGCTGGTTATGTCTTACTTGTTGCCGTAATTGCTACTGTATTAATTATTGGTTTAGTTGTATTATTGTTCCTTCGAGATCGTAAACATGAATTAGGGATTTACCTCTCTTTAGGTGAACGACGTGCTCGTGTAGTAGGCCAAATTTTAATTGAAGTAATGGTTGTCGCACTAATCGGTATTACCTTATCGCTATTCAGCGGGAATTTTTTGGCGCAGGGTATATCTGAAACGTTGCTCAATGCTGAAGATACTCAAAGTGATGAGGACATGATGTATTACAGTGAATTGGAGGCATATCAATCTAGTGTAACAACGGATGATGTAATGGATTCGTATGAGGTGAAACTGGATTCTAGCTATATACTAATGTTTTATTTAGTAGGATTATTAACGATTCTAGTGTCAACAATCATACCATTAATATATATTGTTCGATTAAATCCTAAAAAAATAATGATGTAG
- a CDS encoding MaoC/PaaZ C-terminal domain-containing protein: protein MYIEDLKVGQQFNLEPIKVEKEDVLDFAKKYDPQRIHIDEEFAKQGMFKGIIASGYQTIGLVWSRWIEADVLGDEVIAGAGVDQIRWTKPVYPNDLLIGTVEVMNKRLSSRGGRGTVTFSFTINNQNKETVTTFSIDVLLKTRE from the coding sequence ATGTATATAGAAGATTTGAAGGTCGGTCAACAATTTAATCTAGAACCAATCAAGGTAGAGAAAGAAGATGTTTTAGATTTCGCAAAAAAATATGATCCACAACGTATACATATTGACGAAGAATTTGCAAAGCAAGGGATGTTTAAAGGAATTATTGCATCTGGGTATCAAACAATCGGTCTGGTATGGTCCAGGTGGATTGAAGCGGATGTATTGGGTGATGAGGTGATTGCTGGTGCTGGAGTTGACCAAATTAGATGGACAAAGCCTGTCTATCCTAATGATTTATTGATTGGTACTGTTGAGGTGATGAATAAACGATTATCTTCAAGAGGTGGAAGAGGTACGGTAACTTTTTCGTTCACTATAAATAATCAAAATAAAGAGACTGTTACAACCTTTTCGATTGATGTACTGTTAAAAACAAGAGAGTAA
- a CDS encoding glutathione peroxidase, producing MSIYDITVKKSNGTTYQLDAYKNQVMLIVNTASNCGLNGQFDGLEEIHQKYKDKGVAVLGFPSNQFANQEPGTSEEAEESCRINFGVTFPIHEIIDVNGKNAHELFQYLKSNSKGFLGNNIKWNFTKFLVDQNGEVIERFGPKVEPAKIEKKIARIVS from the coding sequence ATGAGTATTTACGATATCACAGTTAAAAAGTCTAATGGCACAACATACCAACTTGATGCATACAAGAATCAGGTTATGTTAATAGTAAATACGGCATCCAATTGTGGACTTAACGGTCAATTTGATGGACTTGAAGAAATTCACCAGAAGTATAAGGATAAAGGCGTTGCTGTACTTGGTTTTCCAAGTAATCAGTTTGCTAACCAAGAACCAGGTACATCGGAAGAAGCGGAAGAGTCTTGTCGAATCAATTTTGGTGTAACATTCCCAATCCATGAAATCATTGATGTTAATGGTAAGAATGCACATGAATTGTTTCAATATTTGAAAAGTAATTCCAAAGGATTTTTAGGTAATAACATTAAATGGAACTTCACTAAGTTTTTAGTAGACCAGAATGGTGAGGTTATCGAACGTTTTGGACCTAAAGTTGAGCCAGCTAAAATTGAAAAGAAAATTGCACGTATTGTTTCTTAA
- a CDS encoding class I SAM-dependent rRNA methyltransferase, with protein MQNDVQLKIKDKFVNKFKIGFPHIFKEAILNMEVLDQEGIIVQLVDEKNHFLGRGYYGRQNKGFGWVLTQNENEPIDQQFFDKKIEKALDIRSAYYKDKDTTAFRVFNGEGDGIGGLTIEYYAGFYVVNWYSQGIYLFKELILNSLKNLVEFKGIYEKKRFDTGGKYLEDDDFVAGERGDFPIIIKENGVNFAVYLNDGPMTGIFLDQRQVRKTIRDKYANGKSVLNTFSYTGAFSVFAALGGAEQTTSVDLANRSLPKTIEQFQVNGLDENDHIIRVMDVFNYFKYAVKKNLNFDMVILDPPSFARSKKHTFSASKDYVNLLKEAIAITADQGIIVASTNASGFGMDKFKNFVNQAFKEMDEAYRVIETFSLPDDFKTIKQYKEGDYLKVLFLKKL; from the coding sequence ATGCAGAATGACGTACAATTGAAAATTAAAGATAAATTTGTTAATAAATTTAAAATAGGTTTTCCACATATATTTAAAGAAGCCATCTTAAATATGGAGGTACTGGATCAAGAAGGTATAATCGTTCAATTAGTTGATGAGAAAAATCATTTTCTTGGAAGAGGTTATTATGGTAGACAAAACAAGGGATTCGGTTGGGTATTAACTCAAAATGAAAATGAGCCAATTGATCAGCAGTTTTTTGATAAAAAAATCGAAAAGGCATTAGATATAAGAAGTGCCTATTATAAAGATAAAGATACAACTGCTTTTCGTGTCTTTAATGGAGAAGGAGATGGGATCGGCGGTCTGACTATTGAATACTATGCAGGGTTTTATGTTGTAAATTGGTATAGTCAAGGGATTTATCTGTTCAAAGAGCTTATACTGAATTCACTAAAGAACTTAGTTGAATTTAAAGGTATTTACGAGAAAAAACGTTTTGATACTGGTGGAAAATACCTAGAAGACGATGATTTTGTTGCCGGAGAACGCGGCGATTTTCCGATTATTATCAAGGAAAATGGTGTGAATTTTGCCGTCTATTTAAATGATGGTCCAATGACTGGAATTTTTCTTGATCAAAGGCAGGTAAGAAAAACAATAAGAGACAAGTATGCTAATGGAAAATCAGTATTAAATACTTTTTCATATACAGGTGCTTTCTCTGTTTTTGCAGCACTGGGTGGTGCTGAACAGACGACGAGTGTTGACCTTGCGAATCGTAGCTTACCTAAAACGATTGAACAATTTCAAGTGAATGGCCTAGATGAGAACGATCATATCATTCGAGTGATGGATGTTTTTAATTATTTTAAATATGCGGTTAAAAAGAATCTGAATTTTGACATGGTTATTCTTGATCCCCCTAGTTTTGCTAGATCCAAGAAACATACGTTTAGTGCGTCAAAGGATTATGTGAACTTACTTAAAGAAGCAATTGCTATTACAGCGGATCAAGGGATCATTGTTGCGTCAACGAATGCTAGTGGTTTTGGCATGGATAAGTTTAAGAACTTTGTTAATCAAGCTTTTAAGGAAATGGATGAGGCTTACAGGGTTATTGAGACATTTTCTTTACCAGATGATTTTAAGACAATAAAGCAGTATAAAGAGGGAGACTATCTCAAAGTACTATTTCTTAAAAAACTCTAA
- the nirB gene encoding nitrite reductase large subunit NirB, whose product MGKQKLVLIGNGMAGLRCIENILKEDNTLYDITIFGSEPHVNYSRIMLSSVLQGDTTFNDITINDRNWYDDHDILLHTGETVTNINKEKKLIETDKSTITSYDKLIIATGSNPFILPLPGNDKEGVVSFRTIDDCHKMIDTAKKYKKAIVIGGGLLGLEAARGLLNLGMEVDVVHISEYLMNKQLDETAAHMLQSELESQGMHFLLEKQSEEIIGDARVEGIRFKDGTIAKADLVVMAVGVKPNIQLAQKAGIETNRGILVDDFFATRSEDIYAVGECAEHNEMVYGLVKPLYEQGAVLARHLCAKDNEPYKGSVLSTQLKISGVDVFSVGQFYTDDQTKAIHFHDEVASTYKKVFFRGNKVVGSVMFGDTKEGPRLLDIIIKQKFVADQEKVALLTPLDPSESYVATMPKNEFVCTCNAVSKGTIIENVQQHALTTVDEVRQCTKASSSCGGCKPIVSELLTYINSEYFNEAVEDKRFCSCTKLTEDEIVTEIQTKHLASVTEVMETLGWGTNDGCAICLPAIEYYLEMIYPEYEQNQETIYVNEKMNAKLRKDGTYTIVPQLYGGTAQTSQLKTIAKVAEKYNITTLPLTSAQRIHLEGIKKEDLSSVWTDLNMRLHSAAANTVQSIKTSSGDHLCECDKLPGYHIAHELERRMEFLKTPYRIRIGASACKHNGAGSTTKDIGIIKMDRGWEIYVGGSSGRNSRLGELLAVTESQKEAVNIILGFVQYYRESANYLERTWQWIDRVSLVHLREVLFDEELQNYLIDRLERSVKQRKLLLLSN is encoded by the coding sequence ATGGGAAAGCAAAAACTTGTTTTAATCGGAAACGGTATGGCAGGTTTGCGCTGTATCGAAAATATTTTAAAAGAGGATAATACCCTTTACGATATCACCATTTTTGGTAGTGAGCCTCACGTGAATTACAGTCGGATTATGCTATCTTCCGTACTACAAGGAGATACAACATTTAATGATATCACAATAAATGACCGTAACTGGTATGATGATCATGATATCCTTCTTCATACTGGTGAAACCGTTACAAATATTAATAAAGAAAAGAAGCTAATAGAGACCGATAAAAGCACAATAACCTCTTATGATAAACTCATTATAGCAACTGGTTCTAACCCTTTTATTCTACCCTTACCTGGTAATGACAAAGAAGGTGTTGTCTCTTTTCGCACAATAGATGACTGTCACAAAATGATCGACACGGCAAAGAAATATAAGAAAGCGATAGTAATTGGCGGTGGACTCCTTGGCCTTGAAGCAGCAAGAGGCTTATTAAATTTAGGAATGGAAGTTGACGTTGTTCATATTTCTGAATATTTAATGAATAAACAATTAGATGAAACAGCAGCACATATGCTCCAAAGTGAATTAGAGTCACAAGGCATGCATTTTCTTCTAGAAAAACAATCTGAAGAAATCATTGGAGACGCTAGGGTTGAAGGAATTCGATTTAAAGATGGAACAATAGCTAAGGCAGATCTTGTTGTGATGGCAGTGGGTGTAAAACCAAACATTCAATTAGCGCAAAAAGCCGGTATTGAAACTAACAGAGGTATTCTTGTCGATGATTTTTTCGCAACGCGTTCAGAGGATATTTATGCTGTTGGTGAATGTGCAGAACACAACGAAATGGTATACGGTCTTGTCAAACCGCTTTATGAACAAGGAGCTGTACTCGCACGACATTTGTGCGCCAAGGATAATGAGCCATATAAAGGATCCGTTTTATCAACACAGTTAAAAATATCAGGAGTTGATGTATTTTCTGTCGGACAATTCTATACAGATGATCAAACAAAGGCCATTCATTTTCATGATGAAGTTGCTTCAACTTATAAGAAAGTTTTCTTTAGAGGTAACAAAGTGGTTGGCAGCGTCATGTTCGGTGACACTAAAGAAGGACCTAGATTGTTAGATATAATTATAAAACAAAAATTCGTCGCTGATCAAGAAAAGGTTGCTTTACTTACGCCTTTAGATCCAAGTGAATCTTATGTAGCTACAATGCCAAAAAATGAATTTGTTTGCACATGTAATGCTGTATCTAAAGGTACTATTATTGAAAATGTCCAACAGCACGCGCTTACTACTGTTGATGAAGTTCGCCAATGTACGAAAGCTTCCAGCTCATGTGGTGGTTGTAAACCAATTGTTAGTGAACTACTAACCTATATAAATAGTGAATATTTTAATGAAGCAGTTGAAGATAAAAGATTCTGTTCTTGCACTAAACTAACTGAGGATGAAATAGTTACAGAAATACAAACGAAGCATTTAGCTAGTGTTACGGAAGTTATGGAAACACTAGGATGGGGAACGAATGACGGTTGTGCAATTTGTCTTCCCGCTATAGAGTATTATTTAGAAATGATCTATCCAGAATATGAACAAAATCAAGAAACAATCTATGTGAATGAAAAGATGAATGCAAAACTTCGTAAAGATGGCACCTATACGATCGTTCCACAACTATATGGTGGAACAGCTCAGACCAGTCAATTGAAAACTATTGCAAAAGTTGCAGAAAAGTACAATATAACTACCCTACCATTAACAAGTGCACAAAGAATTCATTTAGAAGGCATTAAAAAAGAAGATTTATCTTCTGTATGGACAGATCTCAATATGAGGCTTCACTCCGCAGCTGCAAATACAGTACAGAGTATTAAAACTAGCAGTGGTGATCATTTATGCGAGTGTGATAAACTACCAGGTTATCATATCGCACATGAGCTTGAGCGGAGAATGGAATTTCTAAAAACACCTTATCGTATCAGGATTGGAGCATCTGCTTGTAAACATAATGGAGCTGGTTCCACTACAAAAGATATAGGTATTATCAAAATGGATAGAGGATGGGAAATTTATGTCGGAGGTAGTAGCGGTCGCAACAGTCGCTTAGGTGAATTATTAGCTGTCACCGAATCACAGAAAGAAGCAGTTAACATTATTCTTGGTTTCGTCCAATACTACCGTGAATCTGCCAATTACTTAGAACGAACATGGCAATGGATTGATCGAGTAAGTTTAGTTCACCTTCGTGAAGTGCTTTTTGATGAAGAATTACAAAACTATCTAATTGATAGATTAGAAAGAAGTGTGAAGCAGCGTAAATTGTTATTACTAAGTAATTAA
- the nasC gene encoding assimilatory nitrate reductase catalytic subunit NasC gives MTELLLKYFRDKQQKAETEKIYDSQCPYCSMQCKMQLVEQKVVSRKTYKTIGKDNPTSEGRLCIKGLNAHQHALHKDRIKQPLMKVNGEFVTVSWEVALEQIKENFKKIQQQDGLDALSVYGSASITNEEAYLLGKFARVGLQTKHIDYNGRLCMGAAATGANQTFGVDRGFTNTIKEIPNTRCIILAGTNIAECQPTIMPYFERAKENGAYIIAIDPRETATTKLADLHLKNKPGSDVALANGLLKVIIENNLVDQAFIQDRTNGFEEVKELVTSIELEETAQLTGLTVEQIKQAATAFGQETSGMIFTARGIEQQIDGTAAVRCFINILLATGKIGKPNSGFGAVTGQGNGQGAREHGQKSDQLPGYRSIENDEHREYIANVWGVNAQDLPRKGVSAYEMFEEIEQQKISGMFVMCSNPVVSNPNANFVKKTLEQLKYLVVVDMFVSETAKLADIILPASSYLEDEGTMTNVEGRVMLREASFPLPGEVRHDWQIICDIAKALGKEQYFPYQSAEDIFEELRVASRGGRADYYGITYNRIRKEDGVLWPCPDPNESGTDRLFENSFAHEDGKAKMAAISHKLKIPKPIPSDAYPLFLTTGRVMSHYLTGEQTRKSPSLAARNIEAFMEVHPDTGLKYNLKESMLVKVESKQGSIVVRTKWSTTIRKDTVFVPFHWTESQNVNRLVSDELDPHCKMPGFKVSTVKISPVNR, from the coding sequence TTGACAGAGTTACTATTGAAATACTTCAGAGATAAGCAACAAAAAGCTGAAACAGAGAAAATTTATGATTCACAATGCCCTTATTGTAGTATGCAATGCAAGATGCAATTAGTAGAACAAAAAGTTGTTTCGAGAAAAACATATAAAACAATCGGAAAAGATAACCCAACCTCTGAAGGACGGCTTTGTATTAAAGGATTAAATGCCCATCAGCATGCACTTCATAAAGACAGAATTAAACAGCCATTAATGAAGGTTAACGGTGAATTCGTTACTGTTTCTTGGGAAGTCGCATTAGAACAGATAAAAGAGAATTTCAAAAAGATTCAGCAACAAGATGGTCTTGATGCTTTATCGGTTTATGGTAGTGCTTCAATCACTAACGAAGAAGCGTATCTATTAGGTAAATTCGCACGCGTTGGCTTACAAACAAAACACATTGATTACAATGGTCGTTTATGTATGGGAGCTGCTGCAACAGGTGCAAATCAAACGTTTGGTGTAGATCGCGGATTTACGAATACAATAAAGGAAATTCCTAATACGCGCTGCATAATCTTAGCTGGAACAAATATCGCTGAATGTCAGCCGACCATCATGCCTTATTTTGAAAGAGCCAAAGAAAATGGCGCATACATCATTGCTATAGATCCACGCGAAACAGCCACAACCAAATTAGCAGATTTGCACTTAAAAAACAAACCAGGTTCAGATGTAGCCTTAGCTAATGGATTATTAAAGGTAATTATTGAGAATAACTTAGTTGATCAGGCATTTATTCAAGATAGAACTAATGGATTTGAAGAAGTAAAAGAACTAGTAACATCTATTGAGCTTGAGGAAACAGCGCAGTTAACAGGCTTAACTGTTGAGCAAATTAAACAGGCTGCTACTGCTTTTGGACAAGAAACATCAGGTATGATCTTTACCGCAAGAGGCATTGAACAACAAATTGATGGAACAGCTGCAGTACGCTGCTTTATAAACATTCTTTTAGCTACTGGGAAAATCGGAAAACCTAATTCTGGTTTCGGTGCAGTTACTGGTCAAGGCAATGGTCAAGGAGCGAGAGAACACGGACAAAAGTCAGATCAATTACCAGGTTATCGCTCGATTGAAAACGATGAGCATAGAGAATATATTGCAAATGTTTGGGGAGTTAATGCACAAGACTTACCTAGAAAAGGCGTATCTGCATACGAAATGTTTGAGGAAATTGAGCAACAAAAAATTAGCGGTATGTTCGTTATGTGTTCCAATCCAGTTGTTTCAAATCCAAATGCTAACTTCGTCAAAAAAACATTAGAACAATTAAAATACCTAGTAGTTGTTGATATGTTCGTTTCAGAAACAGCAAAACTAGCAGACATCATCCTACCAGCCTCTTCCTATTTAGAAGATGAAGGAACTATGACTAATGTCGAAGGTCGCGTCATGTTAAGAGAAGCAAGCTTTCCACTACCTGGTGAAGTACGACATGATTGGCAAATCATTTGTGATATAGCAAAAGCATTAGGAAAGGAACAGTATTTCCCCTATCAAAGTGCTGAAGATATTTTTGAAGAACTTAGAGTCGCAAGCCGTGGTGGTAGAGCAGATTATTATGGCATTACCTATAATCGGATTCGAAAAGAAGATGGTGTCTTATGGCCATGCCCGGATCCGAATGAATCTGGTACAGACCGTTTATTTGAAAATTCATTTGCTCATGAAGATGGTAAAGCAAAAATGGCAGCCATTTCACACAAATTAAAAATACCCAAACCAATACCTAGCGATGCTTATCCGCTCTTTTTAACAACTGGCCGTGTCATGTCACACTACCTAACTGGTGAGCAAACAAGAAAAAGTCCTTCGCTTGCTGCAAGAAATATTGAAGCGTTTATGGAAGTCCATCCAGATACAGGTTTAAAATATAATCTAAAAGAATCAATGCTTGTAAAAGTCGAGTCAAAACAAGGCTCTATCGTTGTTAGAACGAAATGGTCTACTACAATAAGAAAAGACACCGTTTTTGTACCATTCCACTGGACAGAATCACAAAATGTTAATCGATTAGTTTCTGATGAATTAGATCCTCACTGCAAAATGCCTGGTTTTAAAGTGAGCACAGTTAAAATTAGCCCAGTAAATAGGTAA
- a CDS encoding acyltransferase, whose amino-acid sequence MKNKNIEAVYFLRTFAMLSVVLIHTIGAYYTSFEMDSGAFQKYHYLSRTLRVEKGIFIMLTGLVFFYSHAQKRWTKDNLLDYYKKRFKFIIVPYLIWASVYEFYAYSRLGREFVIGDVISRIVQGESHYQLYFIFIIVQIYMILPAVIWISQRFSIIKKYLWLCGILIQFTYFVIQSTFDLTSSHIFLSNMSYLLLGGWIGLHYETEKAKGKNNIPIIIFGVMTLITGSSLFYLHYYGYTLQEITVTGTVYTLTEITYLVIGSYFFYKLAEKFAAMGSTKMIGRVKHFAVYSFAFYLIHPLILREVAVYTPTRPNYWFHFDITIRYMVTVIFCYLVIRTIHLYIPLAHLIFGKLPATQQDVNRRKFRRIMLKPFELIKRSYQSKNEIKKDM is encoded by the coding sequence ATGAAAAATAAAAATATTGAGGCTGTTTATTTTTTAAGAACGTTTGCAATGTTATCGGTAGTGTTAATCCATACAATTGGTGCTTATTATACTTCGTTTGAGATGGATAGCGGTGCATTTCAAAAGTATCATTACTTAAGTCGAACGCTCCGTGTGGAAAAGGGTATTTTTATTATGTTGACGGGACTGGTTTTTTTCTATAGTCATGCACAAAAAAGATGGACGAAAGATAATCTACTAGATTACTATAAAAAACGTTTTAAGTTTATTATTGTACCTTATCTCATATGGGCTAGTGTTTATGAGTTTTATGCGTATTCCCGATTAGGACGTGAGTTCGTTATAGGAGATGTTATCAGTCGGATAGTACAAGGAGAATCCCACTATCAATTATACTTTATTTTTATTATCGTTCAAATTTATATGATATTACCTGCAGTAATTTGGATTTCACAACGATTTTCAATTATTAAGAAATACCTTTGGTTATGCGGTATCCTTATTCAATTCACTTATTTTGTCATCCAATCTACATTTGATTTAACGAGTTCTCATATATTTCTTAGTAATATGTCGTATTTACTTTTAGGCGGTTGGATAGGATTACACTATGAAACAGAAAAAGCTAAAGGGAAAAATAACATCCCTATCATTATATTTGGTGTGATGACACTTATTACGGGATCAAGCTTATTTTATTTACATTACTATGGCTATACACTCCAAGAAATAACGGTAACTGGTACAGTTTACACGTTAACTGAAATTACCTATTTAGTAATAGGAAGTTATTTCTTTTACAAGCTAGCAGAGAAATTTGCAGCAATGGGATCAACTAAAATGATTGGTAGAGTAAAACACTTCGCAGTTTATTCTTTTGCCTTTTACTTAATTCATCCGTTAATCCTAAGAGAAGTTGCAGTATATACTCCAACAAGACCAAATTATTGGTTTCATTTTGACATAACGATTCGATATATGGTGACAGTCATTTTCTGTTATTTGGTTATTCGCACCATTCATCTTTATATACCGCTTGCTCATTTAATTTTCGGTAAATTACCTGCAACTCAACAAGATGTTAATAGAAGGAAGTTTCGTAGGATAATGCTTAAGCCATTCGAATTAATCAAAAGAAGTTATCAAAGTAAAAATGAAATTAAAAAAGATATGTAG